One Microbacterium sp. W4I20 DNA window includes the following coding sequences:
- a CDS encoding ABC transporter substrate-binding protein, producing the protein MSDSRSRRFWRALVGVTAVVGAAAMALSGCAPAASGSKSSDMLRVAAIGNASFVQNFNPFSPTAVAMSKNAVFESMMVTNLAKGEIVPWLASGYEWSDDGLTLTFTLNDDLTWSDGEELTSADVAYSFGLAREVLGEATYEYVDSVDTPDDTTVAFSFNRPYTPGLYELGVQLIVPEHIWKDVDDPAKFQNPDPVASGPFTEVTNFSAQSFDLLRNPNYWQKDKADYTGIRVIAYGGNDAANIAAINGDIDFGLGFIQDIQKTYVDVDPEHRGYWFPAVGSTIALTLNTAQGPYDDVNLRRAISMGIDREAVVAKGMNGYTHPSDCTGLSDAYDAWRDEDLVSQCDWTTYDVDAANALLDSSGYARGADGMRVTPDGAPLEFSIGVGSASTDWIAVAQVISDNMTELGISAPLKVQDWSQINQALFGGTFQGNIAWSGAGVTPFEYYRSAMSCRTVKPVGEEATQNFQRFCSEEADQLLDQFAAATTDEEQAAVMDQLQAVYSESAPTIPLFPGPEWGAYNSTNFVGWPSEEDPYATLSSGVSSTVVVLTNIRPRD; encoded by the coding sequence ATGTCTGATTCTCGTTCGCGCCGCTTCTGGCGCGCGTTAGTTGGTGTAACCGCTGTGGTCGGCGCAGCCGCGATGGCGCTGTCGGGATGTGCTCCTGCCGCCTCCGGCTCGAAATCCTCCGACATGCTCCGCGTCGCCGCGATCGGAAACGCGTCCTTCGTGCAGAATTTCAACCCGTTCTCGCCCACCGCGGTCGCGATGTCGAAGAACGCCGTCTTCGAGTCGATGATGGTGACGAACCTCGCCAAGGGCGAGATCGTCCCCTGGCTCGCCTCCGGTTATGAGTGGAGCGATGACGGACTCACACTCACCTTCACCCTCAACGACGACCTCACCTGGTCCGACGGGGAGGAACTGACCTCTGCAGACGTGGCCTACTCCTTCGGCCTCGCACGTGAGGTCCTCGGCGAGGCCACCTATGAGTACGTGGATTCGGTCGATACCCCGGATGACACCACCGTGGCGTTCTCGTTCAACCGGCCCTACACGCCGGGTCTGTACGAGCTGGGTGTCCAGTTGATCGTCCCCGAGCATATCTGGAAGGACGTCGACGACCCGGCAAAGTTCCAGAACCCGGATCCAGTGGCCTCCGGCCCGTTCACCGAGGTCACCAACTTCTCCGCCCAGTCCTTCGATCTGTTGCGCAACCCGAACTACTGGCAGAAAGACAAGGCCGACTACACCGGCATCCGGGTGATCGCCTACGGTGGCAATGACGCGGCGAACATCGCCGCCATCAACGGCGACATCGACTTCGGTCTGGGCTTCATCCAGGACATCCAGAAGACCTACGTCGACGTCGACCCCGAGCACCGCGGCTACTGGTTCCCGGCCGTCGGATCCACCATCGCGTTGACTCTGAACACCGCGCAGGGTCCCTACGATGACGTGAATCTCCGCAGGGCGATCAGCATGGGGATCGATCGCGAGGCCGTGGTCGCGAAGGGTATGAACGGCTACACGCACCCCTCCGACTGCACCGGTCTGAGCGACGCCTACGACGCGTGGCGCGATGAGGACCTGGTCTCGCAGTGCGACTGGACGACCTACGACGTGGATGCCGCGAATGCGCTGCTCGACTCGTCCGGCTACGCACGCGGCGCCGACGGAATGCGTGTCACTCCCGACGGTGCGCCGCTCGAGTTCAGTATCGGTGTCGGGTCTGCCTCGACCGACTGGATCGCGGTCGCTCAGGTGATCTCCGACAACATGACGGAGCTCGGCATCAGCGCCCCGCTGAAGGTGCAGGACTGGTCGCAGATCAACCAGGCGCTGTTCGGCGGTACATTCCAGGGCAACATCGCCTGGAGCGGCGCGGGCGTCACTCCGTTCGAGTACTACCGCAGCGCGATGTCGTGCCGCACGGTCAAGCCTGTGGGCGAAGAGGCGACGCAGAACTTCCAGCGCTTCTGCAGCGAAGAGGCCGACCAGCTGCTCGATCAGTTCGCGGCCGCCACGACCGACGAGGAGCAGGCAGCGGTGATGGATCAGCTGCAGGCCGTCTACTCGGAGTCGGCGCCGACCATCCCGCTGTTCCCCGGCCCGGAGTGGGGCGCATACAACAGCACCAACTTCGTGGGTTGGCCGAGCGAGGAGGACCCGTACGCGACGCTGTCGTCCGGTGTCTCGAGCACCGTGGTGGTGCTGACGAACATCCGCCCGCGCGACTGA
- a CDS encoding LacI family DNA-binding transcriptional regulator, with amino-acid sequence MTKRPVTMSDVARDLGLSRSAVSFAFNDENQVSAETRDRVRERAAELGYRPNAGARALAGQRTDLFGLVTDIVSTPFGGDLITGAQDWFWRHGKSLIIAGAAHIERPDARSIEMMLEHRVGGIIVATTWNRPIELPVSLDGVPVVLVHCFDPLGRYSTVLPDEENGGYSATSMLLEANRRRVAFINLPSDLVAAAGREAGYRRAMADAGIAVDPTLMVRSGPEAEDGYRVAVDVLRDRDIDGLFCANDRIAMGAYEAARELGLRIPEDISIVGFDNQEIIAGSLRPGLSSVALPFREMGERGAELLMNAAAGEAPSHVTVACPPLVRNSVSTAR; translated from the coding sequence ATGACGAAGCGACCCGTCACCATGAGTGACGTAGCCCGAGACCTCGGTCTCTCCCGCTCGGCAGTGTCCTTCGCGTTCAACGACGAGAATCAGGTATCTGCCGAAACTCGTGATCGTGTGCGGGAGCGGGCAGCCGAACTCGGGTACCGCCCCAATGCCGGCGCCCGGGCGCTCGCTGGGCAGCGCACCGACCTGTTCGGACTCGTCACCGATATCGTCTCGACTCCCTTCGGTGGAGATCTGATCACCGGAGCTCAGGACTGGTTCTGGCGCCACGGCAAATCGCTCATCATCGCCGGTGCCGCGCACATCGAACGCCCGGATGCTCGGTCGATCGAGATGATGCTCGAGCATCGCGTCGGTGGGATCATCGTCGCCACCACCTGGAACAGACCCATCGAACTGCCCGTCTCCCTCGATGGCGTGCCCGTCGTCCTCGTGCACTGCTTCGATCCCCTCGGTCGTTACTCCACGGTCCTGCCCGACGAGGAGAACGGCGGATATTCCGCGACGTCGATGCTGCTCGAGGCGAATCGTCGACGGGTGGCGTTCATCAATCTGCCCAGCGACCTCGTGGCCGCAGCCGGTCGTGAGGCCGGCTACCGTCGCGCGATGGCGGATGCGGGGATCGCTGTCGACCCGACGCTCATGGTCCGGTCGGGCCCCGAAGCCGAGGACGGCTACCGGGTCGCGGTCGATGTGCTGCGCGATCGCGACATCGACGGACTGTTCTGCGCGAACGACCGTATCGCGATGGGTGCATACGAGGCCGCCAGAGAGCTCGGCCTGCGCATCCCCGAAGACATCTCCATCGTCGGCTTCGACAATCAGGAGATCATCGCCGGATCGTTGCGTCCCGGCCTGTCCTCCGTCGCACTTCCCTTCCGTGAGATGGGCGAGCGGGGCGCGGAACTCCTTATGAACGCCGCTGCCGGTGAGGCGCCGTCCCATGTGACGGTGGCCTGCCCGCCCCTCGTCCGGAATTCGGTCTCGACCGCGCGCTGA
- a CDS encoding LacI family DNA-binding transcriptional regulator — protein sequence MTTAGNGAHAPSVTMRDVAKVAGVSVATVSHVINDKPGARIGEDARRRVHDAVAALGYRPNALAKTLSQGTSRFIGLVADQIATTPFAGQIIHGAQDEAWKHGFVLLVANTDGNPEVENDAIAMMLEHQVRGILYSTWYHREITVPAALHQTDSVLVDCFAPDSGLAAVVPDEVQGGRTATDELIAAGHRRIAFVNTTTPSPAQSGRLAGFRQALTAAGIDIDDALVLPASPEQEGGYLATPQIIDSGATAVFCHNDRVAMGLYDGLREHGLRIPEDMAVIGFDNQDVIAAHLRPTLSTVALPHYEMGAAGVRVLLGIDEPGVSNPTLVTCPPILRESI from the coding sequence ATGACTACCGCAGGGAACGGCGCCCACGCGCCCAGCGTCACGATGCGCGACGTCGCTAAGGTCGCCGGCGTCTCGGTCGCCACGGTCTCGCACGTGATCAACGACAAGCCAGGTGCACGAATCGGAGAGGATGCTCGTCGGCGGGTGCACGACGCCGTCGCCGCGCTCGGCTATCGGCCCAATGCACTCGCGAAGACCCTCTCGCAGGGAACGTCGCGCTTCATCGGGCTCGTCGCCGACCAGATCGCCACCACGCCGTTCGCCGGTCAGATCATCCACGGGGCACAGGACGAGGCCTGGAAGCACGGCTTCGTACTGCTCGTGGCCAACACCGACGGCAACCCCGAAGTCGAGAACGACGCCATCGCGATGATGCTGGAGCATCAGGTGCGCGGCATCCTCTACTCCACCTGGTACCACCGGGAGATCACGGTGCCTGCGGCCCTCCATCAGACCGATTCGGTGCTCGTGGACTGCTTCGCCCCGGACAGCGGGTTGGCCGCGGTGGTTCCAGACGAGGTGCAGGGCGGGCGCACGGCCACCGATGAACTCATCGCCGCAGGACATCGGCGGATCGCGTTCGTGAACACCACCACGCCTTCGCCCGCGCAGAGCGGGCGGCTCGCCGGGTTCCGGCAGGCTCTCACCGCTGCAGGCATCGACATCGACGACGCCCTGGTGCTCCCGGCATCCCCGGAGCAGGAGGGTGGTTACCTGGCGACGCCGCAGATCATCGACTCGGGCGCCACGGCGGTCTTCTGCCATAACGATCGGGTCGCGATGGGCCTGTACGACGGGCTGCGCGAGCACGGTCTGCGCATCCCGGAAGACATGGCCGTCATCGGCTTCGACAACCAGGATGTGATCGCGGCGCATCTGCGTCCGACGCTCTCGACGGTCGCGCTGCCGCACTACGAAATGGGCGCGGCCGGCGTGCGGGTTCTTCTCGGAATCGACGAGCCGGGCGTCTCGAACCCGACTCTCGTCACCTGCCCGCCGATCCTTCGTGAGTCGATCTGA
- a CDS encoding carbohydrate ABC transporter permease codes for MTSTSTLAPAAPASPLTPHPPARRSSSTRLRAQRTLLTVTIVLIVVVQIYPLVWLFLTSFRTAADFAGGNPFALPSEFTLDNYGRAFATGNLGLNIVNSLIVTLGSSVLIVIAGMMAAFALQVLGFRFSGMVRALFLLGIIVPVQIALVPLFIDYSQVGLLDTHLSMIIPLAAFALPMAVYLFSSFYEYIPRETYEAASLDGASPYRIFFTITSPLSVNTIITVVLVNSIFIWNDFIFANTFVLSDGLKTIPLGLQNYIGAMGNTDWTATFAAVCVSVTPLLLVFLVLNKAMIQGLESGATKG; via the coding sequence ATGACCTCCACCTCCACCCTCGCGCCGGCGGCACCGGCATCCCCGCTTACGCCGCATCCTCCGGCTCGCCGGAGCAGTTCGACGCGGCTGCGCGCGCAGCGCACTCTGCTCACGGTCACCATCGTGCTGATCGTGGTCGTGCAGATCTATCCGCTCGTCTGGCTCTTCCTGACGAGCTTTCGCACGGCGGCGGACTTCGCCGGCGGCAACCCGTTCGCGCTCCCGTCGGAGTTCACGCTCGACAACTACGGGCGCGCGTTCGCCACCGGCAATCTCGGGCTGAACATCGTGAACAGCCTGATCGTGACACTCGGGTCCAGCGTGCTCATCGTCATCGCCGGAATGATGGCCGCCTTCGCGTTACAGGTGCTCGGGTTCCGGTTCAGCGGCATGGTGCGCGCACTGTTCCTCCTGGGGATCATCGTGCCGGTGCAGATCGCGTTGGTGCCGCTCTTCATCGACTACTCCCAGGTGGGCCTGCTCGACACCCACCTCTCGATGATCATCCCGCTCGCCGCTTTCGCGCTGCCCATGGCGGTGTACCTCTTCTCCTCGTTCTACGAGTACATCCCCCGCGAGACGTACGAGGCCGCGTCGCTGGACGGTGCGAGCCCATACCGGATCTTCTTCACGATCACCTCGCCGCTGTCGGTCAACACGATCATCACGGTCGTGCTCGTGAACAGCATCTTCATCTGGAACGACTTCATCTTCGCGAACACTTTCGTGCTCTCCGACGGGCTGAAGACCATCCCGCTGGGACTGCAGAACTACATTGGGGCAATGGGCAACACCGATTGGACGGCGACCTTCGCGGCCGTCTGCGTCTCGGTGACGCCGCTGCTGCTCGTCTTCCTCGTCCTCAACAAGGCGATGATCCAGGGCCTCGAGAGTGGAGCGACCAAAGGATGA
- a CDS encoding carbohydrate ABC transporter permease, with the protein MLPRRSTLSVLVFLIPPLLLYSVAVLLPIVQSLVLSFFRWDGITDMAFVGFDNYVKMLTRDDVFWTAFGNAVAYLVICLVLQLGGALFVAGLLTALPKARELVKTIYLLPAVISTVAIAILFQRIYSLEPVGLLNQALAWVGLEGLQTAWLSNVQTVLAAVSIPEGWRFTGLYMLIIYAALIAVPRELEEAARLDGASWWQVFWRIRFPYIRPVWITTTIMATTFALRGFDIPYLLTGGGPGQASELLTTYMYKTAFVHTDYGYASAISVFIVIECLVAVGLILLLLRRKDRS; encoded by the coding sequence ATGCTCCCGCGCCGGTCGACGCTCTCGGTCCTCGTGTTCCTCATCCCACCGCTGCTGCTGTACAGCGTGGCCGTGCTGCTGCCGATCGTGCAGTCCCTCGTCCTCAGCTTCTTCCGCTGGGACGGCATCACGGACATGGCCTTCGTCGGCTTCGACAACTACGTCAAGATGCTCACCCGCGACGACGTCTTCTGGACGGCCTTCGGGAACGCAGTCGCCTACCTGGTGATCTGTCTCGTACTGCAGCTCGGCGGCGCGCTGTTCGTCGCCGGTCTGCTCACCGCCCTCCCGAAGGCGCGGGAACTCGTCAAGACGATCTACCTCCTGCCCGCCGTGATCTCGACGGTGGCCATCGCCATTCTCTTCCAGCGGATCTATTCGCTCGAACCGGTGGGCCTGTTGAATCAAGCTCTCGCGTGGGTCGGGCTCGAGGGCCTCCAGACCGCGTGGCTGTCGAATGTGCAGACGGTGCTCGCGGCAGTGTCGATCCCCGAGGGGTGGCGCTTCACCGGCCTGTACATGCTCATCATCTACGCCGCACTCATCGCGGTGCCCCGCGAGCTGGAAGAGGCGGCGCGTCTCGACGGAGCCTCCTGGTGGCAGGTGTTCTGGCGGATCCGGTTCCCCTACATCCGGCCCGTGTGGATCACGACGACGATCATGGCGACCACCTTCGCGCTCCGTGGGTTCGACATCCCCTACCTGCTCACCGGGGGCGGACCCGGTCAGGCGTCGGAACTCCTGACCACCTACATGTACAAGACCGCGTTCGTGCACACCGACTACGGCTACGCCAGCGCGATCTCGGTGTTCATCGTCATCGAGTGCCTCGTCGCCGTCGGACTCATCCTGCTTCTGCTGCGCCGGAAGGATCGATCATGA
- a CDS encoding ABC transporter substrate-binding protein, giving the protein MIRPARRIAFLAAAATTALVLTACGGASPAGDPTDIDPEGEVVPREISWLLSRPADGGVITTMEKIADEYAADHPGFALNLITTPDRPSYIQKYETLAAANKLPELFDTDATPFAQKLAEQGRMVDVDLLLDDLGLTDDYRPAALNYQRFDDGSLYMVPFEFQLEFFWYNKALFEDAGATVPATLDDFPQMCEDLRAAGVTPIALDGQDQWPLERYMAYYPFRMAGPEYVQDLKNGDASFSDPAGRAAAEWLYSLGQSGCFSEGFSATGYADAQAQFTSGAAAVYNIGTWEFGNLATETLDPRVRDDVDYFTLPTIDDAVTAENEYVTPSGIGMAVNAKTYDPLVRDFLAFALERYPELYASTGALSPTSSAATTIPDTATSLYGRAVEQADGVGEAIAMPWDTQLDPATNTRLQQELTLLVQGEITPDEFIETMDKTLSENSDG; this is encoded by the coding sequence ATGATTCGACCCGCACGCAGGATCGCGTTTCTCGCCGCCGCCGCGACGACCGCGCTGGTGCTCACCGCCTGCGGGGGAGCATCCCCCGCAGGCGACCCGACCGACATCGACCCCGAGGGGGAGGTCGTTCCCCGTGAGATCTCCTGGCTGCTCTCGCGTCCGGCGGACGGCGGTGTCATCACCACGATGGAGAAGATCGCGGACGAGTACGCCGCGGACCACCCCGGATTCGCACTCAACCTGATCACGACACCGGATCGCCCCTCTTACATCCAGAAGTACGAGACGCTCGCAGCGGCGAACAAGCTCCCCGAGCTCTTCGACACCGACGCGACGCCCTTCGCCCAGAAGCTCGCCGAGCAGGGGCGGATGGTCGACGTCGACCTCCTCCTCGACGACCTCGGTCTGACCGATGACTATCGTCCCGCCGCGCTGAACTATCAGCGGTTCGATGACGGCTCGCTCTACATGGTGCCCTTCGAGTTCCAGCTGGAGTTCTTCTGGTACAACAAGGCCCTGTTCGAGGATGCCGGCGCGACCGTGCCGGCCACGCTCGACGACTTCCCGCAGATGTGCGAGGACCTCCGCGCCGCGGGCGTCACCCCCATCGCGCTGGACGGCCAGGACCAGTGGCCCCTCGAGCGGTACATGGCCTACTACCCGTTCCGCATGGCCGGGCCGGAGTACGTGCAGGACCTGAAGAACGGGGACGCCTCCTTCTCCGACCCTGCTGGTCGCGCGGCGGCCGAATGGCTGTACTCGCTCGGGCAGTCCGGCTGCTTCTCCGAGGGCTTCTCCGCGACCGGGTACGCCGACGCACAGGCTCAGTTCACCTCGGGTGCGGCGGCCGTCTACAACATCGGCACCTGGGAGTTCGGCAACCTCGCCACCGAAACCCTCGATCCCCGAGTCCGCGATGACGTGGACTACTTCACCCTTCCGACGATCGACGACGCGGTGACAGCCGAAAACGAGTACGTCACGCCCTCCGGCATCGGCATGGCGGTGAACGCCAAGACCTACGACCCTCTGGTACGCGACTTCCTCGCCTTCGCGCTCGAGCGTTACCCGGAGCTGTACGCATCGACGGGCGCTCTGTCGCCGACATCATCGGCGGCCACCACGATCCCTGACACGGCCACGTCGCTCTACGGCCGCGCGGTGGAGCAGGCGGACGGTGTCGGCGAGGCGATCGCCATGCCGTGGGACACGCAGCTGGACCCGGCCACGAACACGCGCCTTCAGCAGGAGCTCACCCTGCTCGTACAGGGCGAGATCACGCCGGATGAATTCATCGAGACCATGGACAAGACGCTCTCGGAGAACAGCGATGGCTGA
- a CDS encoding glycoside hydrolase — MIGRAVSQRGFYQPQSAWVGDVIPWEEDGVFHLFYLHETRQVPKEGMPWHRISTDNLVDFAVHGEAIASGGSHSDDFNIYTGSIVRDAQGVHHAFYTGQNPDRHGPDGLPLQLVLHATSDDGMASWQRHPEHTFGATAGYETADWRDPFVFRDESTGLWRMLITARHDNGPDRRRGVIAQCTSSDLEHWQPVAPFWDPRRCVAHECPEVFQWGDWWYLVSSEFSDAFTTRYRMARSLDGPWIVPEHDTLDSRAFYAAKSAARDGRRFFFGWIATREGGIDDGAWQWAGTMAVIEAEQRADGTLAFHPTDELRQTFGAPTALLPAGTRLSAPDGYEQSLVKNVVEEPFRLVARFDIGASTRECGIVLRVGDDGESGYSLRLEPQRNRLVFDRWPRRSTGTEQWQISGDVPFLIELERPVDLAPGEHELEVIVEGELCVATVDDSTVLSTRLYDHPTGRVGVFVGEGETTVRELSLRTRDRSPAAAREPGLLTANV, encoded by the coding sequence ATGATTGGACGGGCAGTGAGCCAGCGAGGTTTCTATCAGCCGCAGAGTGCATGGGTGGGGGATGTCATCCCCTGGGAGGAAGACGGCGTCTTCCACTTGTTCTACCTGCACGAGACGCGACAGGTGCCGAAAGAGGGCATGCCCTGGCACCGCATCTCTACGGACAACCTCGTCGACTTCGCCGTTCACGGCGAGGCGATCGCCTCCGGCGGCTCTCACTCCGACGATTTCAACATCTATACGGGCAGCATCGTTCGGGACGCGCAGGGCGTGCACCACGCCTTCTACACAGGACAGAATCCCGACAGGCACGGACCGGACGGGCTGCCCCTGCAACTGGTCCTCCACGCGACGAGCGATGACGGCATGGCTTCATGGCAGCGTCATCCGGAGCACACTTTCGGGGCGACGGCCGGGTATGAGACCGCCGACTGGCGCGATCCGTTCGTCTTCCGCGACGAGAGCACCGGACTCTGGCGGATGCTGATCACCGCTCGGCACGACAACGGTCCGGACCGGCGTCGAGGCGTCATCGCCCAGTGCACCTCGAGCGACCTCGAGCACTGGCAGCCCGTCGCGCCGTTCTGGGATCCTCGGCGCTGTGTGGCGCACGAATGCCCCGAGGTGTTCCAGTGGGGAGACTGGTGGTACCTGGTCTCGTCCGAGTTCAGCGATGCGTTCACGACCCGTTACCGCATGGCGCGCAGCCTCGACGGGCCTTGGATCGTTCCCGAGCACGACACTCTCGACTCCCGCGCCTTCTACGCGGCCAAGTCCGCCGCTCGTGATGGTCGGCGCTTCTTCTTCGGATGGATCGCAACGCGCGAGGGCGGCATCGATGACGGCGCCTGGCAGTGGGCGGGCACGATGGCGGTCATCGAAGCCGAGCAGCGCGCCGACGGAACGCTGGCCTTCCACCCGACCGATGAACTTCGCCAGACCTTCGGCGCGCCGACCGCACTGCTCCCCGCCGGCACGAGGCTGAGCGCCCCCGACGGGTACGAGCAGAGCTTGGTGAAGAACGTCGTCGAGGAGCCGTTCCGTCTCGTCGCGCGATTCGACATCGGGGCGAGCACCAGGGAATGCGGCATCGTGCTCCGGGTCGGCGATGATGGCGAATCCGGCTACAGCCTCAGGCTCGAGCCGCAGCGTAACCGCCTCGTCTTCGACCGCTGGCCGCGCCGCTCCACTGGCACGGAGCAGTGGCAGATCTCGGGAGACGTGCCCTTCCTGATCGAGCTCGAGCGCCCCGTCGATCTCGCCCCCGGCGAGCACGAGCTCGAGGTGATCGTCGAGGGCGAGCTCTGCGTCGCGACGGTCGACGACTCGACCGTGCTGAGCACGCGTCTCTACGACCACCCGACAGGTCGGGTAGGAGTGTTCGTCGGTGAGGGGGAGACCACCGTTCGCGAGCTGAGCCTGCGCACGCGTGATCGCTCTCCCGCCGCCGCGCGAGAGCCCGGCCTCCTCACAGCGAACGTCTGA
- a CDS encoding SIR2 family protein, translating to MSAPDLSAEVMAQFKESGAEKHTTILLGAGASTTSGLPGWDELVTRLLVKSGAVPDTSTAGLLLGRQDPLIVAEAARAQLEPQWLESVRNELYRLSTPPEASPLHRAAVSHALTGDADDTSLVTLNFDVLLEEALVAEQELGNAPMVSVVSASGNVDEADAIVVHHLHGIVSRDEMTDVVFTLTDFLVVLSDTGSWQRAYMRQALAKGALVIAGTSYRDPDVRQWLHAAKQEAPREHAALVILAREGFGVTRSEFESLQNALESQWAAVGLRPVLVDDHSDAAQVIRELRHVNNRGYLAPRERAAKVWDRHFEQFDVLQKEYARLLAEESETLRSYFSVAALNVSLWLSDGDGGLVRWAAGDRVYRNSASLRRVATGFDTPWIAGRALSADTLLIQDIEGERTRRWRSVAAVPVVVNIEGHPPMSTAVLTVGLPDEVAEYDDSSYLWVDQLGLVADSWSERLSDAVLSDTGLDSPQEERGGDD from the coding sequence ATGAGCGCCCCAGATCTCTCCGCAGAGGTGATGGCTCAGTTCAAAGAATCTGGTGCCGAGAAGCACACGACCATCCTCTTGGGAGCCGGCGCGTCGACGACCTCAGGGCTCCCCGGGTGGGACGAACTCGTCACCCGTCTGCTTGTGAAGAGCGGAGCCGTGCCTGACACGTCGACAGCAGGCCTGTTGTTGGGGCGGCAGGATCCGCTAATCGTCGCTGAGGCAGCGCGTGCACAGCTAGAGCCGCAGTGGCTGGAGAGCGTTCGGAACGAGCTATACAGACTCTCTACACCCCCCGAGGCATCACCACTTCACCGTGCGGCGGTCTCGCACGCCCTCACGGGTGATGCCGACGACACGAGCTTGGTCACCCTGAACTTCGATGTCCTCCTGGAAGAAGCGCTCGTCGCCGAGCAGGAGTTGGGCAACGCTCCCATGGTGTCCGTCGTATCTGCCTCCGGGAACGTTGATGAAGCGGATGCAATCGTGGTGCACCACCTGCACGGCATCGTGTCCCGCGACGAGATGACGGATGTCGTTTTCACGTTGACCGATTTCCTGGTGGTCCTGAGTGACACCGGATCATGGCAGAGGGCTTACATGCGACAAGCTCTCGCCAAGGGCGCGCTAGTGATTGCCGGCACGTCCTATCGAGACCCCGACGTCAGACAATGGCTACATGCGGCCAAACAGGAGGCCCCACGTGAGCACGCGGCCCTCGTGATCCTTGCTCGAGAGGGATTCGGGGTCACTCGTTCAGAGTTTGAGAGCCTGCAGAACGCGCTTGAGTCGCAATGGGCAGCAGTAGGGCTCCGGCCGGTTCTGGTTGATGATCACTCTGACGCTGCCCAGGTGATTCGAGAGCTGAGGCATGTCAACAACCGTGGCTACCTCGCACCTCGGGAGCGTGCTGCAAAGGTGTGGGACCGACACTTCGAGCAGTTCGATGTGCTTCAAAAGGAGTACGCGAGGTTGCTGGCTGAGGAGTCCGAGACGCTGAGGTCGTACTTCAGTGTCGCCGCCCTCAACGTCTCCCTATGGCTGTCTGACGGCGATGGAGGTCTTGTGCGGTGGGCCGCTGGGGACCGCGTCTACCGAAACTCGGCGTCTCTTCGTCGGGTAGCGACAGGATTCGACACCCCATGGATTGCTGGTCGCGCACTGAGCGCCGACACGCTCCTCATCCAGGACATCGAGGGTGAGCGGACAAGACGCTGGAGGTCTGTCGCAGCCGTGCCGGTCGTCGTCAACATAGAGGGTCACCCTCCGATGTCGACTGCAGTCCTAACAGTGGGCCTGCCTGACGAAGTGGCGGAGTACGACGATTCTTCGTATCTCTGGGTTGACCAACTCGGCCTGGTAGCGGACTCATGGAGCGAGCGATTGTCTGACGCCGTTCTCAGTGACACGGGGTTAGACTCACCCCAAGAGGAACGAGGTGGAGATGACTAG
- a CDS encoding helix-turn-helix domain-containing protein encodes MISRTVLSAVALGAALSAVAGAAMLLNAPASESKLGDHLKASRKATGLSLRGVEAKTQITNGYLSQIESNTVERPSPNVLFKLSEVYGVDYGDLMRRAGHHVPRSTPATKPNALAGIPLRALEELTEDEAAELRNYLAFIQQKRG; translated from the coding sequence ATGATTTCCCGTACTGTTCTCTCCGCTGTGGCCTTGGGTGCAGCCCTCTCAGCAGTTGCCGGGGCAGCGATGCTCCTCAACGCACCCGCGAGCGAGTCAAAGCTCGGCGACCACCTGAAAGCGAGTCGCAAGGCGACGGGTCTCTCTCTTCGTGGCGTGGAAGCGAAGACTCAGATCACCAATGGGTATCTGTCACAGATCGAAAGCAACACGGTCGAGCGCCCATCGCCCAACGTCCTGTTCAAGTTGTCCGAGGTGTACGGCGTCGACTACGGAGATCTGATGCGACGTGCAGGGCACCATGTTCCGCGTTCCACTCCAGCCACGAAGCCAAACGCTCTTGCGGGGATACCGCTGCGGGCGCTGGAAGAACTGACGGAGGATGAGGCCGCGGAGCTACGGAACTACCTTGCCTTCATTCAGCAGAAGCGCGGGTGA